GGGCCGGGAGCCACCGAGTTCACCCGGACCTGGGGGCCGAACTCCACCGCCCAGGTGCGGGTCAGCGACTCCAACGCCGCTTTGGACGCGCTGTAGACCGAGGCGCCGGGGATGCCCTTGGCGGTGGCCACGCTGGTCACGTTCACGATGCTGCCTCGGCCGCGGTCCATCATCCCGGACACCAGCCTGGCGACCAGGAAGTAGGCCCCGCGGACGTTGGTGTCGAACACCTGCTGGAATTCGGCGACGGACTGCCGCACGGTCGGTGAGGTCGGGAACGCGCCCGCGTTGTTGACCAGGATGTCCACCGGGCCGGCCTGCTCGGCCAGCGCTTCCACCGAATCTAGGTCGGCGAGGTCGGCGCGGACGAACCGGACGCCGCTGTGGTCGCCGAGTCCGGCGAGCGCCGCCTTCCCCCTCTCCTCGTCGCGCCCCGAGATGATCACCTGAGCTCCGTTGTTCGCGAGCAGACGGGCGGTCTCCAGGCCGATGCCCGCGGTGCCACCCGTGACCAGGGCGACGTGGTTGTCCAGTTCCATGATTCGTTCCTCGTTGTGGTGCGGGTTTCCCGGGCGCGGT
The sequence above is a segment of the Amycolatopsis sp. 2-15 genome. Coding sequences within it:
- a CDS encoding SDR family NAD(P)-dependent oxidoreductase, producing the protein MELDNHVALVTGGTAGIGLETARLLANNGAQVIISGRDEERGKAALAGLGDHSGVRFVRADLADLDSVEALAEQAGPVDILVNNAGAFPTSPTVRQSVAEFQQVFDTNVRGAYFLVARLVSGMMDRGRGSIVNVTSVATAKGIPGASVYSASKAALESLTRTWAVEFGPQVRVNSVAPGPTRTDGVLVEWGDSVEDLGRATALQRTAAPQEIAEAILFAVSPRASYLTGSVIRIDAAGAIA